One window of bacterium genomic DNA carries:
- a CDS encoding DUF3830 family protein — protein sequence MGQVRIELDGVTAGAELWDDRAPRTVAALLQRLPIEDRTIHVRWSGAAWRTEKNYPLRLGMVENRATWLEPGDLIYYDDPRYQLYKVAFIYGTSQWRDDKGELYVARIGKVTSNLDALIAKSNEILFQGPKTVKIRLA from the coding sequence ATGGGGCAGGTGAGGATCGAACTCGACGGGGTGACGGCGGGGGCGGAGCTGTGGGACGATCGAGCGCCGCGGACGGTGGCGGCGCTGCTCCAACGGTTGCCGATCGAGGATCGGACGATTCATGTACGGTGGTCCGGGGCTGCCTGGCGCACAGAGAAGAACTACCCGCTCAGGCTTGGCATGGTCGAGAACCGGGCCACGTGGCTCGAGCCCGGGGATCTCATCTATTACGACGACCCGCGGTACCAGCTCTACAAGGTGGCGTTCATCTACGGGACGAGCCAGTGGCGGGATGACAAGGGAGAGTTATACGTTGCGCGGATCGGGAAGGTGACCAGCAATCTCGACGCACTCATCGCGAAGAGCAACGAGATCCTGTTCCAGGGACCGAAGACCGTCAAGATTCGGCTTGCATAG
- a CDS encoding aldehyde dehydrogenase family protein, with the protein MSPASPFGAYKASGHGRENWRGTLDEYTQVKSVWVELSSGTQDPCVMR; encoded by the coding sequence GTGTCTCCCGCGTCGCCGTTCGGCGCGTACAAGGCGAGCGGCCATGGGCGGGAGAACTGGCGCGGTACCCTCGACGAGTACACTCAGGTGAAGAGCGTATGGGTGGAACTTTCGAGTGGCACCCAGGATCCCTGCGTGATGCGGTAG
- a CDS encoding GntR family transcriptional regulator, whose amino-acid sequence MTDDHGLAELATLRLKHDKQKALSETVYHTLREAILRNLLTPGSVMNERVLAHALGVSRTPVREALQQLTMEGFLTGIPRQGLIVTDLSLKDIEEIYMMRAVLEGAAARMSAQTISPSELIILEDICAQMAMAVEQDDVERFLALNARFHEFLCSTARNRRLTEQVLRLYDAVRPICRTSLADPARARKSLQEHEALVAAIRRRDADEAERLAREHMTQAMLVQMKLHQMQRMDLVTR is encoded by the coding sequence ATGACGGACGACCACGGACTAGCGGAACTGGCGACTCTTCGACTGAAACACGATAAGCAGAAGGCCCTCAGCGAGACCGTCTACCATACCCTGCGCGAAGCGATCCTCCGGAACCTACTCACCCCGGGCTCGGTCATGAACGAGCGCGTGTTGGCGCACGCGTTAGGGGTGAGCCGGACTCCGGTCCGGGAGGCGCTGCAGCAACTCACCATGGAGGGATTCCTCACGGGAATCCCCCGCCAGGGGCTGATTGTCACGGACCTCAGCCTCAAGGATATCGAGGAGATCTACATGATGCGGGCGGTGCTGGAAGGCGCGGCGGCGCGCATGTCGGCGCAAACGATTTCACCGAGCGAGCTCATCATCCTTGAGGACATATGTGCCCAAATGGCGATGGCGGTGGAACAGGATGATGTGGAACGGTTCCTGGCCTTGAACGCGCGGTTCCACGAGTTTCTCTGTAGCACCGCGCGCAACAGGCGGCTCACGGAACAGGTGCTCCGGTTGTATGACGCCGTGCGCCCGATCTGCCGGACTTCACTCGCCGATCCCGCTCGAGCACGCAAGTCGCTCCAGGAGCACGAAGCACTCGTTGCGGCCATCCGGCGACGTGACGCCGACGAAGCGGAGCGTTTGGCGCGCGAGCACATGACCCAAGCGATGTTGGTGCAAATGAAACTGCATCAGATGCAGCGGATGGACCTGGTCACGCGATGA
- a CDS encoding isochorismatase family protein, whose amino-acid sequence MNAWDGLVGADELEVYRRAGYGHIPSEGRRPAVLVVDMEYNFAGDKPEPILSSICKFRNSCGEIAWRSIPKIARLLRIARARGVPIVYTHGFPRGAGATRHEARMGTDIVRELAPRRHDAVYRKSAASAFFGTPLAGHLIGLGVDTILVTGCTTSGCVRASVVDAHDYRFRTVVVEDCIFDRAPTPHRLNLFDMAQKYAVVRPYSYVEEWLGHVRTQR is encoded by the coding sequence ATGAACGCCTGGGATGGCCTCGTTGGCGCGGACGAACTCGAAGTGTATCGCCGCGCCGGCTACGGCCACATCCCCTCAGAGGGCCGGCGGCCGGCGGTGCTTGTTGTCGACATGGAGTACAATTTCGCAGGCGACAAGCCGGAGCCAATCCTCTCGTCTATCTGCAAGTTTCGGAACAGTTGTGGCGAGATCGCGTGGCGGAGCATCCCGAAGATCGCGCGGTTGCTGCGGATCGCCCGAGCCCGCGGCGTGCCGATCGTGTACACCCACGGGTTCCCGCGGGGGGCGGGCGCGACGCGCCACGAAGCCCGGATGGGAACCGACATCGTGCGGGAGCTCGCCCCGCGACGGCACGATGCCGTATACCGAAAGTCCGCCGCCAGCGCGTTTTTCGGCACGCCCTTGGCCGGCCACCTGATCGGCCTCGGCGTGGACACCATCTTGGTGACCGGATGTACGACCAGCGGCTGTGTCCGGGCATCTGTCGTAGACGCCCACGACTACCGGTTTCGCACAGTCGTTGTTGAAGACTGCATCTTCGATCGGGCCCCGACCCCACACCGCCTCAATCTGTTCGACATGGCACAGAAATACGCGGTGGTTCGCCCGTACTCGTATGTCGAGGAGTGGCTGGGACACGTCCGAACCCAGCGCTAG
- a CDS encoding DUF3830 family protein has product MKRVEIELSGVKVRAVLYEDKAPVTVAAFWKCLPYEDRVTHAKWSGQMFHTNTDFKMEIDTSQWGLGLENPVGFQAPGDIVYLRAAKEIAIAYGEARFSWVIGPMYVTALGRIEGDLTEFAKKADRLQWDGAGQFAIRPLADA; this is encoded by the coding sequence ATGAAGAGAGTGGAGATCGAACTCAGTGGCGTCAAGGTCCGCGCGGTGCTCTACGAGGACAAGGCTCCGGTGACCGTCGCGGCGTTCTGGAAGTGCCTGCCGTACGAGGATCGCGTGACTCACGCGAAATGGTCCGGCCAGATGTTCCACACAAACACCGATTTCAAGATGGAGATCGATACCTCGCAGTGGGGCCTCGGGCTGGAGAATCCCGTGGGCTTTCAGGCGCCGGGCGACATCGTCTACCTGCGGGCCGCCAAGGAAATCGCGATCGCCTATGGCGAGGCGCGGTTCTCGTGGGTGATCGGCCCGATGTACGTCACCGCGCTCGGCCGGATCGAGGGCGATCTCACGGAGTTCGCCAAAAAAGCGGATCGGCTACAGTGGGACGGTGCGGGGCAGTTCGCCATCCGGCCGCTCGCCGACGCATGA
- a CDS encoding DUF3830 family protein, with the protein MKPIVIEFDGHTLKGALLDDLAPEICSRIWQALPLEGQTTNTVWSGDMLRLWVKIPEPERPENVAQLHNPGDILFIPKWNGLRLVYGQARMQGSSGAFPVPRVGRIEGDIVSLAEFGRKIEWEGARPMRIKRG; encoded by the coding sequence ATGAAACCGATTGTGATCGAGTTCGACGGGCACACGCTCAAGGGCGCGCTGCTGGACGACCTAGCCCCGGAGATCTGCAGCCGGATCTGGCAGGCGCTGCCGCTCGAGGGACAGACCACGAACACGGTCTGGAGCGGCGACATGCTCCGCCTCTGGGTGAAGATCCCGGAACCGGAGCGACCGGAGAACGTCGCGCAACTCCACAACCCTGGGGACATCCTGTTCATCCCCAAATGGAACGGGCTCCGGCTCGTCTACGGCCAGGCGAGGATGCAGGGCTCCTCGGGGGCCTTCCCGGTCCCGCGCGTGGGCCGGATCGAGGGGGACATCGTGAGCCTCGCCGAGTTCGGGCGCAAGATCGAGTGGGAAGGTGCTCGGCCGATGCGTATCAAGCGGGGATAG
- a CDS encoding SDR family oxidoreductase: protein MLGRCVSSGDSSGGGTAARDSLEARIPLGRLGSPEEIARVVLFLASDDSSFMTGEEVVVDGRNDPGMIRFGQVRLTSLTLFGVSIKAANTRWRRAKAQATCPVKRTATNSVSRVQGRDRLDGHQLAFPIGT from the coding sequence GTGCTCGGCCGATGCGTATCAAGCGGGGATAGCTCCGGTGGGGGGACGGCCGCGCGAGATTCGCTCGAAGCCAGGATCCCGCTGGGGCGACTCGGGTCGCCCGAGGAGATCGCCCGTGTGGTCCTCTTTCTCGCATCCGACGACTCGTCTTTCATGACGGGAGAGGAAGTTGTCGTTGATGGCCGGAATGACCCGGGTATGATCCGGTTCGGGCAGGTGAGATTGACGTCCCTGACGCTCTTTGGAGTCTCAATCAAGGCGGCGAATACTAGATGGCGAAGAGCCAAGGCTCAGGCAACCTGTCCGGTGAAAAGGACCGCAACAAATTCGGTTTCTAGAGTGCAGGGTCGCGACCGCCTTGACGGTCACCAACTCGCGTTTCCCATCGGCACATGA
- a CDS encoding FAD-dependent monooxygenase codes for MSSYDLVVVGGGLGGSTLGKALAEWGARVLVLERETRFKDRVRGEQMHPWGVAEARRLGIYDLLRASCGHELPWWDMYDGPRLILHRDLPNTTRQGASEFTFYHPVMQEVLFQAAVAAGAEVRRGAVVRDVRPGERPSVVIECGGRVDETQARLIVGADGRNSMTRKWGRFTVRRDPERLLIAGLLFDDMPVADDTSYTVFNADLGQRVLLFPQGRGRVRAYLIYQQDSGRRFQGEGDIPQFVTASLETGAPAEFYAGARAAGPLATFDGADTWAEHPYGNGVALIGDAAASNDPSHGQGQSLTVRDVRVLRDHLFSHEHWDAAGHAYADEHDHHYGVMHEVTRWFRDLFYTRGTEGEARRARAFPLFAEDRSRVPDHLFCGPDLPIEEMTRTRFFGED; via the coding sequence GTGTCCAGTTATGATCTTGTGGTTGTCGGAGGGGGGCTAGGCGGTTCGACGCTGGGCAAGGCCCTGGCCGAATGGGGGGCTCGTGTGCTTGTGCTCGAGCGCGAGACGCGATTTAAGGACCGCGTGCGCGGCGAACAGATGCATCCCTGGGGTGTCGCGGAAGCACGGCGGTTGGGTATCTACGATTTACTTCGCGCGAGCTGCGGACACGAACTGCCATGGTGGGACATGTACGACGGCCCACGGTTGATCCTGCACCGGGACCTCCCGAATACGACCCGTCAAGGCGCGTCCGAGTTCACCTTCTACCATCCGGTCATGCAAGAAGTCTTGTTCCAGGCGGCGGTAGCCGCTGGGGCCGAGGTGCGCCGTGGAGCCGTCGTCCGCGACGTGCGCCCCGGCGAACGGCCGTCCGTTGTGATTGAATGTGGTGGGCGTGTCGATGAAACTCAGGCACGCCTGATCGTGGGCGCCGACGGCAGGAACTCGATGACGCGTAAGTGGGGCCGCTTCACTGTCCGTCGGGATCCTGAACGCCTGCTGATAGCCGGACTGCTGTTTGACGACATGCCAGTGGCTGACGATACCTCGTATACTGTGTTCAACGCGGATCTCGGGCAACGAGTACTCTTGTTCCCTCAAGGACGCGGCAGAGTTCGAGCCTACCTGATCTATCAACAAGACTCCGGACGGCGCTTCCAGGGCGAGGGCGATATCCCCCAGTTTGTCACGGCATCTTTAGAGACCGGAGCCCCGGCTGAGTTTTACGCCGGCGCGCGTGCTGCCGGGCCGCTGGCCACGTTCGATGGCGCCGACACATGGGCGGAACACCCGTACGGGAATGGCGTCGCGTTGATCGGCGATGCCGCGGCGTCGAACGATCCCTCGCATGGCCAGGGTCAATCGCTGACTGTGCGGGATGTACGCGTCCTACGCGATCATCTCTTTAGCCATGAGCACTGGGATGCTGCCGGGCATGCTTACGCGGACGAGCACGATCATCACTATGGTGTGATGCACGAGGTCACGCGGTGGTTCAGGGATCTCTTCTACACGAGGGGAACAGAAGGCGAAGCCCGCCGGGCTCGCGCGTTCCCGTTGTTCGCGGAAGACCGGTCTCGAGTGCCGGACCATTTGTTCTGCGGGCCGGACCTGCCTATAGAGGAAATGACCAGGACCCGCTTCTTCGGAGAGGACTAA